A section of the Pseudomonas prosekii genome encodes:
- a CDS encoding DUF2946 domain-containing protein, which produces MSRQRLAFAWIACFAVLFNMLAMPMTGAMAQSAKSPAEQILWGSFCTSSGSKMVAISLGPIDSPAPQNDDHSNMQHCWCCSGSAPLVALPGHVPQLYFARFEGHKAQPAVTLDTPTPRQQWPSLNPRASPLV; this is translated from the coding sequence ATGTCCCGACAACGGCTCGCATTTGCCTGGATCGCCTGCTTTGCAGTGCTGTTCAATATGCTCGCCATGCCGATGACCGGGGCGATGGCGCAGTCGGCGAAGTCACCCGCCGAGCAAATATTGTGGGGCAGTTTTTGCACGTCCAGCGGCAGCAAAATGGTCGCTATTTCACTGGGGCCGATTGACTCGCCAGCGCCGCAGAATGACGATCACTCCAACATGCAGCATTGCTGGTGTTGCTCCGGCTCGGCACCGTTGGTTGCGTTGCCGGGGCATGTGCCGCAGCTGTATTTCGCCCGGTTCGAGGGCCATAAAGCCCAGCCTGCGGTGACGCTCGACACGCCGACACCGCGCCAGCAATGGCCAAGTCTCAATCCCCGCGCTTCCCCTCTGGTGTGA
- a CDS encoding copper chaperone PCu(A)C: MLNKLIVLAALLLPACFANALDFKAGELQIAHPWSQELPPNAPTVAAYFVIHNGGKTADRLLSVDSPIAAQAQLHEHVKQNDLMKMQQVPSVEIPAGGEVRFAPMAYHVMLLDLKDRSLLTDGKRFPLTLHFEQSGNVTVEVTVQKQPPKDAQMHAHAQ, from the coding sequence ATGTTGAACAAACTCATCGTTCTGGCCGCGTTGCTGCTGCCTGCCTGCTTCGCCAATGCTCTTGATTTCAAGGCCGGCGAATTGCAAATCGCCCATCCGTGGTCGCAGGAACTGCCGCCCAACGCACCGACCGTCGCGGCTTATTTCGTGATTCACAACGGCGGGAAAACCGCCGACCGTTTGCTCAGCGTCGATTCGCCGATTGCGGCGCAAGCGCAGCTGCATGAGCACGTAAAACAGAATGACCTGATGAAAATGCAGCAAGTGCCCAGCGTAGAAATCCCGGCCGGCGGCGAGGTCAGATTTGCGCCGATGGCGTATCACGTGATGCTGCTGGACCTGAAGGATCGCAGCCTGTTGACCGACGGCAAACGCTTCCCGTTGACCCTGCATTTCGAGCAGTCCGGCAACGTGACGGTTGAAGTCACGGTGCAGAAGCAGCCGCCGAAAGACGCGCAAATGCACGCGCACGCCCAGTAA
- a CDS encoding DUF2946 domain-containing protein, translating to MRPPRARTSAHRHQTLSLTRGSWISLFAMLMIFIGPLISQSMPMDQRAAAMTSMSMSMSMSKDMSMSMDMGPDVHGEHAQQAAAEHCPPAAEHHALWEKCGYCSLLFNCPALTGGQTFVAFDTPPPNTFTTPSPRLGHARLSFFPGARTRAPPIVA from the coding sequence ATGCGCCCGCCTCGCGCCAGGACCTCCGCCCACCGCCATCAGACGTTAAGCCTGACGCGCGGGAGCTGGATCAGCCTGTTCGCCATGCTGATGATCTTCATCGGACCGCTGATTTCTCAGTCGATGCCGATGGATCAACGCGCCGCCGCAATGACCTCGATGTCCATGTCCATGTCCATGTCCAAAGACATGAGCATGTCGATGGACATGGGCCCGGACGTCCACGGCGAACACGCGCAGCAAGCCGCCGCTGAACATTGCCCGCCCGCCGCCGAGCATCATGCGCTGTGGGAGAAATGCGGTTATTGCAGTCTGTTGTTCAACTGCCCGGCGCTGACCGGCGGGCAGACTTTCGTCGCTTTTGACACACCACCCCCCAACACTTTCACCACGCCCTCCCCTCGCCTGGGCCACGCCCGGCTGTCGTTCTTCCCCGGCGCCCGCACCCGCGCGCCGCCCATCGTCGCGTAA
- a CDS encoding TonB-dependent copper receptor, protein MSRFSADTRFCYTRFRYSPFCCIHATAVLCGVMLSPMVLAEDHAGHSEELSPTVITAIAPSSPLTIVTNPKDPRQPVPASDGGDYLKTIPGFALVRNGGTNGDPVLRGMFGSRLNILTNGSMMLGACPGRMDAPTSYISPETYDKLTVIKGPQTVLWGPGASAGTILFDREPESFGELGTRVNASVLAGSNGRFDKVVDAAAGGPLGYVRVIGNTAHSDDYRDGNNDTVASRYDKWNGDVALGWTPDADTLLELTAGKGDGEARYAGRGMDGSQFKRESLGLRFEKSNIGEVLDKVEAQVYYNYADHVMDNYTLRTPSGTGMMAGPMASNVDRRTLGARIKATWRWADVQLISGIDAQTNEHRQRSSMGIDTYKNLPYTKDADFHNYGVFGELTWYAADRDRLITGARLDRASAKDYRQTSGSGMMTRANPTADDTRADTLPSGFVRYEHDLADSPTTLYAGLGHSQRFPDYWELFSPNSGPAGSVNAFDSIKPEKTTQLDFGLQYKTEDLEAWASAYVGQVRDYILFNYTPGMMGATSQAQNIDARIMGGELGAAYKLSDNWKADATLAYAWGKNSSDGTALPQMPPLDARFGLTYSEQNWSAGALWRVVAAQNRIDQNKGNVVGKDFDKSSGFGVFSLNGAYRINKNWKVSSGVDNLFGKNYAEHLNLAGNAGFGYPANDPQAINEPGRTLWTKVDMSF, encoded by the coding sequence ATGTCCAGGTTTTCTGCTGACACACGTTTTTGCTACACCCGTTTTCGTTACTCGCCTTTTTGCTGCATTCACGCCACCGCCGTCCTGTGCGGGGTAATGCTGAGCCCGATGGTCTTGGCCGAGGATCACGCCGGCCACTCCGAAGAACTCAGCCCGACGGTCATCACCGCAATCGCCCCGAGTTCGCCGCTGACCATCGTCACCAACCCCAAGGACCCGCGCCAACCGGTGCCGGCCAGCGATGGCGGCGATTACCTGAAGACCATTCCCGGCTTCGCGCTGGTGCGCAATGGCGGCACCAATGGCGACCCGGTGCTGCGCGGCATGTTCGGTTCGCGGCTGAACATCCTCACCAACGGCAGCATGATGCTCGGCGCCTGCCCTGGCCGGATGGACGCGCCGACGTCGTACATTTCACCGGAAACCTACGACAAACTCACCGTGATCAAAGGCCCGCAAACCGTGCTCTGGGGACCGGGCGCCTCGGCCGGCACGATCCTGTTTGACCGTGAACCGGAAAGCTTCGGCGAACTCGGCACGCGGGTGAATGCCAGCGTATTGGCCGGCTCCAACGGCCGCTTCGACAAAGTCGTCGACGCTGCGGCGGGCGGGCCTTTGGGCTACGTGCGGGTGATCGGCAACACCGCGCATTCCGACGACTACAGGGACGGCAACAACGACACCGTTGCCTCGCGCTACGACAAATGGAACGGCGACGTCGCGCTGGGCTGGACGCCCGACGCCGACACCTTGCTGGAGCTGACCGCCGGCAAGGGCGACGGTGAAGCACGTTACGCCGGGCGCGGCATGGACGGTTCGCAGTTCAAACGCGAAAGCCTCGGTTTGCGTTTCGAAAAGTCCAACATCGGCGAAGTGCTGGATAAGGTCGAGGCGCAGGTCTACTACAACTACGCCGACCACGTCATGGACAACTACACCCTGCGCACGCCGTCCGGCACCGGCATGATGGCCGGGCCGATGGCTTCCAACGTCGACCGTCGCACGCTCGGCGCGCGGATCAAAGCCACCTGGCGCTGGGCCGATGTGCAGTTGATCAGCGGCATCGACGCGCAGACCAATGAACACCGCCAGCGCAGCAGCATGGGCATCGACACCTATAAAAACCTGCCGTACACCAAGGACGCCGACTTCCACAACTACGGGGTTTTCGGCGAACTGACCTGGTACGCCGCCGACCGCGATCGGCTAATCACTGGCGCGCGCCTGGACCGCGCTTCGGCCAAGGATTATCGGCAGACCAGCGGTTCGGGAATGATGACACGGGCCAATCCGACCGCTGACGACACCCGCGCCGACACCCTGCCCAGCGGTTTTGTCCGCTACGAGCATGACCTCGCCGACAGCCCGACCACGCTGTATGCCGGCCTCGGTCACAGTCAGCGCTTCCCGGATTACTGGGAACTGTTTTCGCCGAACTCGGGGCCTGCCGGTTCAGTGAATGCCTTTGATTCGATCAAACCGGAAAAGACCACTCAGCTGGATTTCGGCCTGCAATACAAAACCGAAGATCTTGAAGCCTGGGCCTCGGCTTACGTCGGCCAGGTGCGCGATTACATCCTGTTCAACTACACGCCGGGGATGATGGGCGCGACCTCGCAAGCGCAGAACATCGACGCGCGGATCATGGGCGGCGAACTCGGCGCCGCGTACAAGCTGAGCGACAACTGGAAGGCCGACGCAACCCTGGCCTACGCATGGGGCAAGAACAGCAGCGATGGCACCGCATTGCCGCAGATGCCGCCGCTGGACGCGCGTTTCGGCCTGACTTACAGCGAACAAAACTGGAGCGCCGGGGCGTTGTGGCGTGTGGTCGCAGCGCAAAATCGAATCGACCAGAACAAGGGCAACGTGGTCGGCAAGGACTTCGACAAGAGCTCGGGTTTCGGCGTGTTCTCGCTGAATGGCGCGTACCGCATCAACAAGAACTGGAAGGTCAGCAGTGGCGTCGACAACCTGTTCGGCAAGAATTACGCCGAGCATTTGAACCTGGCCGGTAACGCCGGTTTTGGCTACCCGGCCAACGACCCGCAAGCCATCAACGAACCGGGGCGCACGCTCTGGACCAAGGTGGATATGAGCTTTTAA